Proteins from one Nasonia vitripennis strain AsymCx chromosome 2 unlocalized genomic scaffold, Nvit_psr_1.1 chr2_random0007, whole genome shotgun sequence genomic window:
- the LOC116416480 gene encoding uncharacterized protein LOC116416480 isoform X1: MKRYKQYLFDGDPAIIPRTAERHNLDLNTSDTEVQVETEENDLMDIEQDTFINTDAQSTVIEDINVENIYDGDVEDTTYGTTEWNWRIELSKIILNNELNNIYGKIGNLKEFIEHKAFFEKISTTMNKSRGEIFLMILKFSISNELSFSGLINLFKLINSMFETPILPDSRHIIDKLVNPKEGVEYHVVCQECSVYLGKIGDIPSSSICNVCNSTINLKNNTDSTFFTLINPAQQISDLISNHEDYFYYVTNQRVHKQGHISDVYDGKKYTEFVKSLPNEEKDNYVTAVFNTDGAPKFKCSQYSIWPLYLMINELPKEIRTNKLVVCGLLFTNKKPNMTVFLDKFVDLVNKCRVPIKIKNEQRTLKIYVQTCCVDAVARAPVQGLTQYNGKYGCNWCLHPGEYHGIMKYPLMNAPIELRNHNDTVSLMLEAVPGNPRSSE; this comes from the exons ATGAAGAGGTATaagcaatatttatttgaTGGAGATCCAGCTATTATACCGCGTACAGCTGAACGCCATAATCTTGATCTGAATACATCAGATACTGAAGtg CAGGTAGAGACAGAAGAAAATGATTTAATGGATATAGAGCAGGATACTTTTATCAATACTGATGCTCAGTCTACAGTTATAGAG GATATTAATGTAGAAAATATCTATGATGGAGACGTAGAAGATACAACGTACGGCACAACTGAATGGAATTGGAGAATCGAACTATCTAAAATAATTCTGAACAAtgaattgaataatatatatggCAAGATCGGTAATTTGAAGGAGTTTATTGAGCATAAagctttttttgaaaaaatttcaacaacaaTGAACAAAAGTAgaggagaaatttttttaatgattttgaaatttagtATTTCTAATGAGTTATCTTTCTCTGgcttgataaatttattcaagCTCATTAATAGTATGTTTGAGACTCCTATATTACCAGATTCGCgacatattattgataaaCTTGTCAATCCGAAAGAGGGTGTGGAATATCACGTTGTTTGTCAGGAATGTTCAGTATATTTAGGAAAAATTGGAGATATACCATCTAGTAGTATTTGTAATGTCTGCAATTCTACAATTAATCTTAAGAATAATACCGATTCAACCTTTTTTACCTTAATAAACCCGGCACAACAAATTTCGGATCTTATAAGTAATCATgaggattatttttattatgtaaCGAATCAAAGAGTGCATAAGCAAGGGCATATTAGTGATGTTTATGAtggtaaaaaatatactgaGTTCGTTAAATCGTTACCAAATGAAGAGAAAGATAATTATGTTACTGCAGTATTTAATACTGACGGAGCCCCGAAATTTAAGTGCTCTCAGTATTCTATTTGGCCACTGTATCTGATGATCAACGAACTACCGAAAGAAATTAGAACAAATAAACTAGTAGTATGCGGATTACTGTTTACTAATAAAAAACCAAACATGACagtatttttagataaattTGTAGATCTTGTTAATAAATGTCGAGTTcctattaaaataaaaaatgaacaacGAACTCTGAAAATTTATGTACAGACATGTTGTGTTGATGCTGTTGCCCGAGCTCCCGTTCAAGGCTTAACTCAGTACAATGGTAAATATGGATGTAATTGGTGCTTACATCCCGGAGAATATCATGGAATTATGAAATATCCATTAATGAATGCACCAATAGAACTTCGAAATCACAATGATACTGTGTCTCTCATGTTAGAAGCGGTTCCGGGGAACCCCCGGTCTTCGGAGTAA
- the LOC116416480 gene encoding uncharacterized protein LOC116416480 isoform X2 codes for MDIEQDTFINTDAQSTVIEDINVENIYDGDVEDTTYGTTEWNWRIELSKIILNNELNNIYGKIGNLKEFIEHKAFFEKISTTMNKSRGEIFLMILKFSISNELSFSGLINLFKLINSMFETPILPDSRHIIDKLVNPKEGVEYHVVCQECSVYLGKIGDIPSSSICNVCNSTINLKNNTDSTFFTLINPAQQISDLISNHEDYFYYVTNQRVHKQGHISDVYDGKKYTEFVKSLPNEEKDNYVTAVFNTDGAPKFKCSQYSIWPLYLMINELPKEIRTNKLVVCGLLFTNKKPNMTVFLDKFVDLVNKCRVPIKIKNEQRTLKIYVQTCCVDAVARAPVQGLTQYNGKYGCNWCLHPGEYHGIMKYPLMNAPIELRNHNDTVSLMLEAVPGNPRSSE; via the exons ATGGATATAGAGCAGGATACTTTTATCAATACTGATGCTCAGTCTACAGTTATAGAG GATATTAATGTAGAAAATATCTATGATGGAGACGTAGAAGATACAACGTACGGCACAACTGAATGGAATTGGAGAATCGAACTATCTAAAATAATTCTGAACAAtgaattgaataatatatatggCAAGATCGGTAATTTGAAGGAGTTTATTGAGCATAAagctttttttgaaaaaatttcaacaacaaTGAACAAAAGTAgaggagaaatttttttaatgattttgaaatttagtATTTCTAATGAGTTATCTTTCTCTGgcttgataaatttattcaagCTCATTAATAGTATGTTTGAGACTCCTATATTACCAGATTCGCgacatattattgataaaCTTGTCAATCCGAAAGAGGGTGTGGAATATCACGTTGTTTGTCAGGAATGTTCAGTATATTTAGGAAAAATTGGAGATATACCATCTAGTAGTATTTGTAATGTCTGCAATTCTACAATTAATCTTAAGAATAATACCGATTCAACCTTTTTTACCTTAATAAACCCGGCACAACAAATTTCGGATCTTATAAGTAATCATgaggattatttttattatgtaaCGAATCAAAGAGTGCATAAGCAAGGGCATATTAGTGATGTTTATGAtggtaaaaaatatactgaGTTCGTTAAATCGTTACCAAATGAAGAGAAAGATAATTATGTTACTGCAGTATTTAATACTGACGGAGCCCCGAAATTTAAGTGCTCTCAGTATTCTATTTGGCCACTGTATCTGATGATCAACGAACTACCGAAAGAAATTAGAACAAATAAACTAGTAGTATGCGGATTACTGTTTACTAATAAAAAACCAAACATGACagtatttttagataaattTGTAGATCTTGTTAATAAATGTCGAGTTcctattaaaataaaaaatgaacaacGAACTCTGAAAATTTATGTACAGACATGTTGTGTTGATGCTGTTGCCCGAGCTCCCGTTCAAGGCTTAACTCAGTACAATGGTAAATATGGATGTAATTGGTGCTTACATCCCGGAGAATATCATGGAATTATGAAATATCCATTAATGAATGCACCAATAGAACTTCGAAATCACAATGATACTGTGTCTCTCATGTTAGAAGCGGTTCCGGGGAACCCCCGGTCTTCGGAGTAA